The Streptomyces sp. NBC_00775 genome includes the window GCGAGGAGCTGGAGCGGCGGGCCGGGCGCTCCCTGGGCGATGAGGATCTGGAACGGCTGGCCGCGATGAACGTCATCGAGCGGACCGCGGACTCCTTCCGTGTGGACCCGGGGCTGCTGCGGCTCGGCGTACAGCTCCTCGACGTACCGCTCGCGCACGAGACGATCCTCGCGGCGCGGACCGTGCTGCTGGAGCACTCGCGCGCGGCGGCCCACGAGTTGTCCACGCTGCTGCGTGACGCGGTGGGCGGGCGGGAGTCCGTGGCGGCGGTGAAGTCGCTGTCGGCGCACATGCAGCCGCTGGTGGTGCAGGCGCTGCTGACCACGTTCCAGCGCTCGCTCAAGGAGGAACTGCGGGAGTGGCTCAAGGAGTCCTGAGCCACTCCACCCGCCCTACGCCATCACGTCCTAGGAGACCTTGAGCCCCGCCGCCGACGCCGTGGGCGTCTCGCCGGCCACGACCTGCCTCAGCCGCTCGGCGTACATGCGCGCGAGACCGGCCAGCGCGTCGGAGGCGCCCGCGTTCGCGAAGTCGGTGTCGTCACGGTAGTCCAGGGTGCCGATGAACTTCCCCTGGAGGATCACCGTCTCCCGGACGTTCGCGTCGGAGGCGGACTTGAACTGGAACGTGACGCTTCCGGCGTCGTAGGTCGCCGCGTCGAGCACCTGGTACTTGCTCGCGCTGTTGCGGATGTGGTTGTCCCAGGAACCGAAGGCCTTCTTCGCGGCCCGCGCGTTGCTGTACACGATGACCTCGAAGCTGGTGATGTCGGTGCCTCTGTACCCGACGTCACCGTGCGCCACGGTGTTCTTGCACTTCGAGGACGGTTCCTTGCAGCTCGTGGGGGCCTTGGCGCGGCTGGAGAGCGGTGAGGTGACGGTGCGCAGCGCGGTGGGCATGCTGTCGGTGGGCGGCAGCACGGACTGCGCCTGCCGGGCGCCGCTCAGCGAGCCGCCGCTCTTGTTGCCCGATCCGCCGCTCGTCCCGCCGACGGTGCGGCTGCGGGAGGTGGATGACTTCCCCCGGCTCTTCTTCTTGCTCTTCTTGCCCTGGCATCCCGTGAGCGCGAGCGACAGGACGAGAACACCGACTCCGGCTCCTCGCAGCACTCGCTTGGTGGTGCACCGCACGTACGGCCCCTCCGTTGGCGTGATCATGATCTACGGCAGCGTAGGACGTGGGAGGGGCTCATCCGGTTGCGTCGCCGCGGTATGTACAGGAAACCCTCACAAGTAGGCCGATCCGCCCGCCACGTTGAGGGTCTGACCGGTCAGGAAACCGCTGCCCGGGTCCACCACGTACAGGAGGGTGGAGACGAGGTCGGACGGCTCCTGGGTCCTCGGTACGGCCTGCTGGTCGCGGACGTGCTCGAAGCCGCCGTCCGCGCCGACGGTCCGCTCGGCGGTGGCGGTGCGCACCATGCTCGGCGCGATGGCGTTGACGGTGATGTCGTACGGCCCCAGCGCGGACGCCAGTGCGCGCGTGAAGCCGATCAGGCCCGCCTTCGAGGAGACGTAGGCGACCATCGTGGGCGGGGCGGTGAGGACGGCCGCCGAGGTGATGTTCACGATCCGCCCCCAGCCGGCCGCCTTGAGATACGGCAGGACGGCGCGGGTCACCAGGAACGGCGCTTCCAGGTTTACGCGCATGATCCGCCGCCAGTCCTCGGGAGTGGTGTCCTCGAAGGGCAACTCCGGGTAGACACCGGCGTTGTTGACGAGCACGTGCAGGGTCCCGAACCGGTCGATGACGCGCTGCAGTGCCGCCCCGATCTGTTCCTCGTCGGTGACGTCGGCGATCAACTCCACATAGTCCAGCACCCGCTTGGCCGTCTCGGGCTGCGGGACGAGATCGATCCCGGCGACCCGGTAGCCGCGCCCGGCGAGCGCGACGGCGAATTCCTGCCCGAGGCCCTGTGCCGCTCCGGTCACCAGGGCGGTACGTGTCTCCATGGGCCGAGTGTGAGGACCCGCCAGTCGCCCGGCAAGAGCGCATTTCACTCGCTGGAACGGGCCTGTTGCCGTGGGCGTTCGCGAGGCCCACGCTGCGGGGCGACCGCCCAGCGTCAGCCGTACCGGGAGCCGTGCCCGATGACCGAGACCGAGCGTGCCGTGGACGACACCGAGCGCGCCCGCGAACAGGGCGGCGGACGACGGCAGTTCGGGTCGATCCCGAGGCGGCTGACCCATATGGTGCT containing:
- a CDS encoding SDR family NAD(P)-dependent oxidoreductase, translating into METRTALVTGAAQGLGQEFAVALAGRGYRVAGIDLVPQPETAKRVLDYVELIADVTDEEQIGAALQRVIDRFGTLHVLVNNAGVYPELPFEDTTPEDWRRIMRVNLEAPFLVTRAVLPYLKAAGWGRIVNITSAAVLTAPPTMVAYVSSKAGLIGFTRALASALGPYDITVNAIAPSMVRTATAERTVGADGGFEHVRDQQAVPRTQEPSDLVSTLLYVVDPGSGFLTGQTLNVAGGSAYL
- a CDS encoding MerR family transcriptional regulator, yielding MTTDTEEPTLTVDELAARAGVTVRTVRFYSARGLLPPPVIGPRRVGHYSQEHLARLALIEELQHQGMTLAAIERHLTQLPPGLSAHDLAIHRAVVASWAPDAAQDVTREELERRAGRSLGDEDLERLAAMNVIERTADSFRVDPGLLRLGVQLLDVPLAHETILAARTVLLEHSRAAAHELSTLLRDAVGGRESVAAVKSLSAHMQPLVVQALLTTFQRSLKEELREWLKES